In the genome of Triticum urartu cultivar G1812 chromosome 5, Tu2.1, whole genome shotgun sequence, one region contains:
- the LOC125511508 gene encoding isoprenyl transferase 1-like, translated as MQLSLQTRNALRAASPFQTRRTAAPPCLRIRACTDPPAEGILPVPAGLRAESLPHHVAVIMDGNSRWARARGMPTSAGHAALQPALEETVRLSCAWGIRVLTAFAFSHQNWDRPKEEVDFCMAVYNRFIQDNVAQFVREGIRLRVIGDCSRLPTYLQKTAQNAEEETSSNSQLDLMLAIGYSGRTDILQACGKLARKVHSKLLRPEDIDESLFADELQTSWTDEFPCPDLLIRTSGELRLSNFLLWQSAYSELFFTDTLWPDFGKAEYLQALMSFQSRDRRFGKRKL; from the exons ATGCAGCTCTCCCTCCAAACACGCAACGCTCTTCGAGCTGCTTCTCCCTTCCAAACGAGGCGCACGGCAGCACCGCCATGCCTGCGCATCCGCGCCTGTACCGACCCGCCGGCCGAGGGGATTCTCCCGGTCCCGGCAGGGCTGCGGGCCGAGTCGCTGCCGCATCACGTGGCGGTGATCATGGACGGGAATTCGCGGTGGGCGCGCGCGCGGGGCATGCCGACGTCGGCCGGCCACGCGGCTTTGCAGCCGGCGCTGGAGGAGACGGTGCGGCTCTCATGCGCCTGGGGAATCCGCGTGCTCACTGCCTTCGCCTTCTCCCACCAGAACTGGGACCGTCCCAAG GAAGAGGTTGACTTCTGCATGGCCGTGTACAACCGGTTCATCCAGGACAATGTCGCCCAGTTTGTAAG GGAAGGGATTCGTCTACGCGTAATCGGTGACTGCTCAAGGCTGCCGACTTATCTGCAGAAAACTGCACAAAACGCCGAGGAGGAAACAAGTAGCAACTCACAGCTCGACCTGATGCTAGCTATCGGCTACAGTGGACGAACGGACATCTTGCAAGCATGCGGGAAGCTTGCCCGGAAGGTGCACAGCAAGCTACTCAGGCCGGAGGACATCGACGAGTCACTATTCGCCGACGAGCTCCAGACGAGCTGGACAGACGAGTTCCCTTGCCCCGACCTACTCATCAGGACCAGCGGCGAACTGAGGCTCAGCAACTTCTTGCTGTGGCAGTCGGCGTACTCGGAGCTCTTCTTCACTGACACGCTCTGGCCTGACTTCGGGAAGGCTGAATATCTCCAAGCACTCATGTCTTTCCAGAGCAGAGACAGGCGTTTTGGAAAAAGAAAACTCTAG